A single region of the Sphingobium sp. EP60837 genome encodes:
- a CDS encoding ligase-associated DNA damage response exonuclease: MAHWIEPHPTGIYVRPADAWIDPSVPRERALVTHGHADHARGGHGHVWATEETLAIMALRYGTASGTAVPYGEDIRMNGVTISYIPAGHVLGSAQILLTHAGERVVVTGDYKRRPDPTCKPFEPVPCDIFVTEATFGLPVFRHPDTGSEVDRLLTALHANPDRCVLVGAYALGKAQRLICELRARGHHDPIYIHGALERMCALYEQFGVAMGDLRPATGLPAKEMRGRIIVSPPSALNDRWSRRLPDPITAMASGWMRVRQRARQRNVELPLIISDHADWDELTSTIREVAPSETWITHGREEALLHWCMTHQMRARALELVGREDEDEG; this comes from the coding sequence ATGGCCCACTGGATCGAACCGCACCCGACCGGCATCTATGTCCGCCCCGCCGATGCGTGGATCGATCCTTCCGTTCCGCGCGAACGGGCGCTGGTGACCCATGGCCACGCCGACCACGCGCGGGGCGGCCACGGTCATGTCTGGGCGACGGAGGAAACCCTCGCCATCATGGCCCTTCGCTACGGCACGGCGTCCGGCACAGCCGTCCCTTATGGCGAAGATATCCGCATGAACGGCGTCACGATCAGCTACATACCGGCGGGCCATGTCCTGGGTTCTGCCCAAATCCTCCTCACCCACGCTGGCGAACGCGTGGTCGTAACCGGCGATTACAAACGCCGCCCCGATCCGACTTGCAAGCCCTTCGAACCCGTCCCCTGCGACATCTTCGTCACTGAAGCGACCTTCGGCCTTCCCGTCTTTCGCCACCCGGACACCGGCAGCGAAGTCGATCGCCTCCTCACAGCGCTTCATGCCAATCCCGATCGCTGCGTCCTCGTCGGCGCCTATGCGCTCGGCAAGGCTCAGCGCCTCATCTGCGAACTGCGCGCCAGGGGGCACCACGACCCGATCTACATCCATGGAGCCCTCGAACGGATGTGCGCCCTCTACGAGCAGTTCGGCGTCGCCATGGGAGACCTGCGTCCGGCCACGGGCCTCCCGGCAAAAGAGATGCGCGGCCGCATCATCGTTTCGCCGCCTTCCGCCCTCAACGACCGCTGGAGCCGCCGCTTGCCCGACCCGATAACCGCCATGGCGTCAGGCTGGATGCGCGTCCGCCAGCGGGCCCGCCAGCGCAATGTCGAACTGCCCTTGATCATTTCCGACCATGCGGACTGGGACGAACTGACCAGCACCATCCGCGAAGTCGCTCCCTCCGAAACCTGGATCACCCACGGCCGCGAGGAAGCCCTGCTCCACTGGTGCATGACCCACCAGATGCGCGCGAGAGCGCTGGAACTGGTGGGCCGCGAAGATGAGGATGAAGGGTAA
- a CDS encoding GFA family protein — MPYTGSCHCGAVTFTVAADAPTEAMSCNCSHCRRKGFLLTFVPANQFTLDSGADKLTDYQFYKHRITHQFCDTCGTQAFAQGTGPDGSPTRAVNLRCVPDIDLDALKINKMDGASF; from the coding sequence ATGCCCTACACTGGAAGCTGCCACTGCGGCGCGGTTACCTTCACCGTAGCCGCCGACGCACCCACAGAAGCCATGTCCTGCAACTGCTCCCATTGCCGCCGCAAGGGGTTCCTGCTGACCTTCGTGCCCGCCAACCAGTTCACGCTCGACAGCGGTGCGGACAAGCTGACCGACTATCAATTCTACAAGCACAGGATCACGCATCAGTTCTGCGATACCTGTGGCACGCAGGCATTTGCGCAAGGAACCGGCCCGGACGGATCACCCACGCGGGCCGTCAACCTTCGCTGCGTGCCGGACATCGACCTCGACGCCCTCAAGATCAACAAGATGGACGGCGCGAGCTTCTGA
- the topA gene encoding type I DNA topoisomerase, with protein sequence MQLVIVESPAKAKTIEKYLGGDFHVLASYGHIRDLPAKDGSVDPDHGFAMSWENYGDKGKQLKAITDEAKKATRLILATDPDREGEAISWHVQEVLRAKKALPQTVDRVTFNAITKAAVLDAMAKPRALDEDLIDAYRARRALDYLVGFTLSPVLWRKLPGAKSAGRVQSVALRLVVEREREIESFVAQEYWSVAAEMEQGGQGFTARLVRWKGEKIDRLTIGKEGDAMAAKADVEAGRFTVEKVETKPVSRNPPPPFTTSTLQQEAARKLGFSASHTMRIAQQLYEDGAITYMRTDGVQMDGSAISAARKAIAERYDGGYLPEKPRQYQTKAKNAQEAHEAIRPTEFGRDKVGSGDHARLYDLIFKRALASQMASARLERTTIDLVDGTGQHALRATGQVVIFPGFLALYEEGRDDSEDDDSKLLPRMAEGDAPAKKKVTAEQHFTQPPPRYSEASLVKKLEELGIGRPSTYASTLQVLKDRDYVRIEKNRFFAEESGRLVTAFLERFFERYVSYDFTAGLEDELDDISGGRAQWQAVLEAFWKDFKPKTAEVMEQKPSDITAELDKFLEPMLFPPKADGSNPRACPMCGDGQLSLRGGRFGAFIACSNYPECKYTRKFGQPGGKEGEDTGPEVLGQHPETGQDIVKKSGRFGPYIEMGEGKEAKRGSIPKDLPDGEMTLDWAVKLLSLPREVGLHPETGKPIVANIGRFGPYLLHDGKYGRLSSTAEIFEVGMNSAVAKLADAANKGGRGGASREPLKVLGKHPRTEAEIKLMAGRYGPFVTDGTTNATLPKAVEQDALTLEEAAQLIDARAAAAPAKKGKKAPAKKAAAKKPAAKKAPAKKKAAAE encoded by the coding sequence ATGCAGCTTGTCATCGTTGAGTCGCCTGCCAAGGCGAAGACAATCGAGAAATATCTGGGCGGGGATTTCCACGTTCTGGCCAGCTATGGTCATATCCGCGATCTGCCTGCCAAGGACGGATCGGTGGACCCGGATCATGGTTTCGCCATGAGTTGGGAAAATTATGGCGACAAGGGCAAGCAGCTCAAGGCCATTACCGATGAGGCCAAGAAGGCGACGCGCCTGATCCTGGCGACTGACCCTGATCGCGAAGGAGAAGCGATCAGCTGGCATGTGCAGGAAGTGCTGCGCGCCAAGAAGGCTTTGCCGCAGACCGTGGATCGGGTGACGTTCAATGCGATCACCAAGGCCGCGGTCCTGGACGCCATGGCCAAGCCGCGTGCACTGGACGAGGATTTGATCGACGCCTATCGGGCGCGGCGAGCGCTGGACTATCTGGTGGGCTTCACGCTGTCGCCGGTTCTGTGGCGCAAGCTGCCAGGCGCCAAGTCGGCGGGGCGCGTGCAGTCGGTTGCGCTGCGGCTGGTGGTCGAGCGGGAGCGCGAGATCGAGAGTTTCGTCGCCCAGGAATATTGGTCGGTCGCGGCCGAGATGGAGCAGGGGGGGCAGGGCTTCACCGCGCGGCTGGTGCGCTGGAAGGGCGAGAAGATCGACCGGCTGACCATCGGCAAGGAAGGCGATGCCATGGCCGCGAAGGCGGATGTGGAGGCCGGGCGTTTTACCGTCGAGAAGGTCGAGACGAAGCCGGTTTCGCGCAACCCTCCGCCGCCGTTCACGACCTCGACCCTGCAGCAGGAGGCTGCGCGCAAACTCGGCTTCTCGGCCAGCCATACGATGCGGATCGCGCAGCAGCTCTACGAGGACGGCGCGATCACCTATATGCGTACAGACGGCGTGCAGATGGACGGGAGCGCCATTTCTGCCGCGCGCAAGGCGATCGCCGAGCGCTATGACGGTGGTTATCTGCCGGAAAAGCCGCGTCAATATCAGACCAAGGCCAAGAATGCGCAGGAAGCGCATGAGGCCATTCGTCCGACCGAGTTCGGGCGGGACAAGGTTGGCAGCGGCGATCATGCGCGGCTTTACGACCTGATCTTCAAGCGGGCTCTGGCGAGCCAGATGGCCTCGGCACGGCTGGAGCGGACGACAATCGACCTGGTGGATGGCACAGGCCAGCATGCGTTGCGCGCGACCGGGCAGGTGGTGATCTTCCCAGGTTTCCTGGCGCTTTATGAAGAGGGGCGGGACGACAGCGAGGATGATGACTCCAAGCTGTTGCCGCGCATGGCGGAAGGCGATGCGCCGGCCAAGAAGAAGGTGACGGCCGAGCAGCATTTCACCCAGCCCCCGCCGCGTTATTCGGAAGCTTCACTGGTCAAGAAGCTGGAGGAATTGGGGATCGGGCGTCCGTCGACCTATGCCTCTACGCTGCAGGTGCTGAAGGACCGCGACTATGTGCGGATCGAGAAGAACCGCTTCTTCGCCGAGGAGAGCGGGCGGCTGGTGACGGCCTTCCTCGAACGCTTCTTCGAACGCTATGTGTCCTACGACTTCACTGCGGGGCTGGAGGATGAACTGGACGATATTTCCGGCGGTCGTGCCCAGTGGCAGGCGGTGCTGGAAGCCTTCTGGAAAGACTTCAAGCCCAAGACCGCCGAAGTGATGGAGCAGAAGCCTTCGGACATCACGGCTGAACTGGACAAGTTCCTTGAGCCGATGCTCTTCCCGCCCAAGGCGGATGGGTCCAATCCCCGCGCTTGTCCGATGTGCGGCGATGGGCAGCTGTCGCTGCGCGGCGGGCGTTTTGGGGCGTTCATCGCCTGCTCCAACTATCCGGAGTGCAAATATACGCGGAAGTTCGGCCAGCCGGGCGGCAAGGAAGGCGAAGATACGGGACCCGAGGTGCTGGGCCAGCATCCCGAGACGGGGCAGGATATCGTCAAGAAATCCGGGCGCTTTGGACCCTATATCGAGATGGGCGAGGGTAAGGAAGCGAAGCGCGGATCGATCCCCAAGGACCTGCCAGATGGCGAGATGACGCTGGATTGGGCGGTGAAGCTCTTAAGCCTGCCGCGCGAGGTCGGGCTTCATCCCGAGACGGGGAAGCCGATCGTCGCCAATATCGGGCGCTTTGGTCCCTACCTGCTGCATGACGGCAAATATGGGCGGCTGTCATCGACTGCCGAGATATTCGAAGTCGGCATGAACAGCGCCGTCGCCAAGCTGGCCGATGCGGCGAACAAGGGCGGCCGTGGCGGAGCGTCGCGGGAGCCGCTCAAGGTGCTCGGCAAGCACCCGCGCACCGAGGCCGAGATCAAGCTGATGGCGGGGCGCTATGGGCCTTTTGTCACCGATGGCACGACCAATGCCACGCTGCCCAAGGCGGTTGAGCAGGATGCGTTGACATTGGAGGAAGCGGCGCAACTGATCGATGCGCGCGCTGCGGCGGCGCCTGCGAAGAAGGGGAAGAAGGCTCCGGCGAAAAAGGCGGCTGCGAAGAAGCCTGCTGCCAAGAAGGCGCCGGCCAAGAAGAAGGCGGCGGCGGAGTAG
- the era gene encoding GTPase Era: MTIDLESQRCGVVAIVGAPNAGKSTLVNALVGQKVAITSPKAQTTRTRVMGVAIEGDAQIVLVDTPGIFQPKRRLDRAMVQAAWGGAQGADLIALIVDGKAGLGPKIEPIVEALAHRPERKWLILNKVDIAIKEKLLVHTQRLYERIGFEETFFISAATGDGLAELKTAFAKAMPEGPWHFPEDQVSDATDRMLAAEITREQLYHQLHAELPYAAAVDTEKYSEREDGSVEIHQQILVGRSSQRAIVLGKGGQRLKEIGSKARAELASLLGVKVHLYLHVKVKEDWEDDRFIYRDIGLDWVE, translated from the coding sequence TTGACGATTGATCTTGAATCCCAACGCTGCGGAGTTGTCGCCATCGTCGGCGCGCCAAATGCGGGCAAATCCACACTGGTGAACGCGCTGGTCGGCCAGAAGGTCGCTATCACCAGTCCCAAGGCGCAGACCACCCGAACCCGCGTCATGGGCGTCGCGATTGAAGGCGACGCACAGATCGTCCTTGTGGATACCCCTGGCATCTTCCAGCCCAAGCGCCGCCTCGACCGCGCCATGGTGCAGGCCGCATGGGGCGGCGCGCAGGGCGCGGACCTCATCGCGCTGATCGTTGACGGCAAGGCGGGCCTCGGCCCCAAGATCGAACCGATCGTCGAGGCGCTTGCACATCGGCCGGAGCGCAAGTGGCTGATCCTCAACAAGGTGGACATTGCGATCAAGGAAAAGCTGCTGGTTCATACCCAAAGGCTGTACGAGCGGATCGGTTTCGAGGAGACCTTCTTCATTTCCGCCGCCACCGGGGATGGCCTTGCGGAACTCAAAACCGCCTTCGCCAAGGCCATGCCCGAAGGTCCGTGGCACTTCCCGGAAGATCAGGTTTCCGACGCCACCGACCGCATGCTGGCCGCCGAAATCACTCGCGAACAGCTCTATCACCAGCTTCACGCCGAGCTACCCTATGCCGCAGCCGTGGACACGGAAAAATATAGCGAGCGCGAGGACGGCTCGGTGGAAATCCACCAGCAGATATTGGTCGGCCGTTCCAGCCAGCGCGCCATCGTGCTCGGCAAGGGCGGCCAGCGCCTCAAGGAAATAGGTTCAAAGGCCCGTGCCGAGTTGGCGAGCCTGCTCGGGGTCAAGGTCCACCTCTACCTCCACGTCAAGGTGAAGGAAGATTGGGAAGACGACCGATTTATCTACCGGGACATCGGCCTGGATTGGGTGGAGTAA
- the hemA gene encoding 5-aminolevulinate synthase, giving the protein MNYKHIFAQAIDRLHSEGRYRVFIDILRNKGAFPNARCFHGHNGPKPITVWCSNDYLAMGQHPKVVAAMEEALHDVGAGSGGTRNIGGNTHYHVDLESELASLHGKEAALLFTSGYVSNEATLATLAKLLPGCIVFSDELNHASMIAGIRNSGCEKRVFRHNDVEHLRELLAAEDPDAPKLIAFESVYSMDGDVAPIAAICDLADEFNALTYLDEVHAVGMYGAHGGGISERDEVADRLTIIEGTLGKAFGVMGGYIAADQMIVDVIRSYAPGFIFTTSLSPVLVAGVLASVRHLKQSNEEREGQQAAAATLKRLMTEAGLPVMPSVTHIVPLMVGDPVKAKRISDILLAEYGAYVQPINYPTVPRGTERLRFTPGPAHSAEMMQDLVSALVEIWDRLELEIKKAA; this is encoded by the coding sequence GTGAACTACAAGCATATCTTCGCGCAAGCGATCGACCGGCTTCACAGCGAAGGTCGCTATCGCGTGTTCATCGATATCCTTCGGAACAAGGGCGCCTTTCCCAATGCGCGCTGCTTCCACGGCCATAATGGTCCAAAGCCGATCACCGTCTGGTGCTCCAACGACTATCTTGCCATGGGCCAGCATCCCAAGGTGGTGGCGGCTATGGAAGAGGCGCTGCACGATGTCGGCGCAGGCTCGGGCGGCACCCGGAATATCGGCGGCAACACCCATTATCACGTCGATCTGGAATCCGAATTGGCCAGCCTCCATGGCAAGGAAGCGGCGCTGCTCTTCACCTCGGGCTACGTCTCGAACGAAGCGACGCTCGCCACCCTCGCCAAACTGCTGCCTGGCTGCATCGTCTTTTCCGACGAGCTCAACCATGCCTCGATGATCGCGGGCATCCGCAATTCGGGCTGCGAAAAGCGTGTCTTCCGCCACAATGACGTTGAACATCTGCGCGAACTGCTCGCCGCCGAAGATCCCGACGCGCCCAAGCTGATCGCTTTCGAAAGCGTTTATTCGATGGATGGCGACGTCGCTCCCATCGCCGCGATCTGCGACCTCGCCGACGAATTCAACGCGCTGACCTATCTCGACGAGGTTCATGCGGTCGGCATGTATGGCGCCCATGGCGGCGGCATTTCCGAACGGGATGAAGTCGCAGACCGCCTCACAATCATCGAAGGTACGCTGGGCAAGGCATTCGGCGTGATGGGCGGCTACATCGCAGCCGACCAGATGATCGTGGATGTCATCCGCAGCTATGCGCCCGGCTTTATCTTCACGACTTCGCTCTCGCCCGTGCTCGTCGCAGGCGTCCTCGCCAGCGTCCGCCATCTCAAACAGTCGAACGAGGAACGCGAAGGTCAGCAAGCCGCCGCCGCAACCCTTAAGCGCTTGATGACCGAAGCGGGCCTGCCCGTCATGCCATCCGTCACGCACATCGTCCCGCTGATGGTCGGCGACCCGGTCAAGGCGAAGCGGATCAGCGATATTCTGCTCGCTGAATATGGCGCTTATGTGCAGCCGATCAATTATCCCACCGTCCCTCGCGGTACGGAGCGTCTGCGCTTCACGCCCGGCCCGGCGCACAGCGCCGAGATGATGCAGGACCTCGTTTCCGCGCTGGTCGAAATTTGGGATCGCCTGGAACTGGAAATCAAGAAGGCGGCTTGA
- the murI gene encoding glutamate racemase, whose translation MKVAPTAPLLFFDSGVGGLSILAPTRAALPNAPIIYAADSAGFPYGTKSEAEIAARVPALLGRLVERYRPRLAVIACNTASTIALSAVRAALDIPVVGTVPAIKPAALLSKSRVFGVLGTDATVRQPYVDRLTAEFGADCTVLRHGSAALVQLAEAKLRGEPLDPNIARDALAGLIDQPGGKRMDTVVLACTHFPLVEAELAAAAPQPLTFVHGGEGIARRIAYLTQGQEWPASRPSGKAVFTRLDNSVASLAPALAELGLTQMEPL comes from the coding sequence ATGAAAGTCGCTCCAACCGCTCCCCTGCTCTTCTTTGATTCCGGCGTAGGCGGGCTCTCCATCCTCGCCCCGACCCGGGCAGCGCTGCCGAACGCCCCTATCATCTATGCGGCTGACAGCGCGGGTTTCCCATACGGTACCAAGAGCGAGGCGGAGATCGCCGCCCGCGTCCCAGCGCTGCTCGGCCGCCTGGTCGAGCGCTATCGCCCGCGGCTTGCCGTCATTGCCTGCAACACGGCCTCCACCATCGCGCTGTCCGCCGTGCGAGCCGCGCTCGACATCCCGGTCGTCGGCACCGTTCCTGCGATCAAGCCTGCGGCTCTTCTGTCCAAAAGCCGCGTCTTCGGCGTCCTGGGCACCGATGCGACCGTCCGGCAGCCCTATGTGGACCGCCTCACCGCCGAATTTGGCGCGGACTGCACTGTTCTACGCCACGGTTCCGCCGCCTTGGTTCAACTGGCCGAAGCCAAGCTGCGCGGCGAACCGCTAGACCCAAATATTGCCCGAGACGCCCTTGCCGGTCTAATAGACCAGCCCGGCGGCAAGCGCATGGATACGGTCGTGCTTGCCTGCACCCATTTCCCGCTGGTGGAAGCCGAATTGGCCGCAGCCGCGCCGCAGCCGCTCACTTTCGTGCATGGTGGCGAAGGCATCGCCCGGCGCATCGCCTATTTGACTCAGGGGCAGGAATGGCCTGCGTCACGTCCGTCCGGCAAAGCCGTTTTCACGCGTTTGGACAACAGCGTAGCGTCGCTTGCCCCGGCCCTCGCCGAACTTGGCCTCACCCAGATGGAGCCGCTGTGA
- the plsY gene encoding glycerol-3-phosphate 1-O-acyltransferase PlsY: MNPPWLLPAFVLLISYLLGSIPFGLLLTRFTGAGDLRQIGSGNIGATNVLRTGRKGLAAATLLLDLLKGVAAVLIGAALVDGAGPMAGAMAFIGHCYPIWLRFAGGKGVATMMGVVTALHWPAGIVYAVVWLGALFGTKWSSVGGMAAGISAPVALWFMGRIDLVPVTLGLALILLWRHRANISRLAKGTEPKIGAAKG; the protein is encoded by the coding sequence ATGAACCCTCCCTGGCTACTCCCCGCTTTCGTCCTGCTGATTTCCTATCTGCTGGGCTCGATCCCCTTCGGGCTGCTGCTGACGCGCTTCACCGGTGCGGGCGACCTGCGCCAGATCGGATCAGGGAATATCGGCGCGACCAATGTGCTGCGGACGGGGCGGAAGGGGTTGGCGGCGGCGACGCTCCTGCTCGACCTGCTGAAGGGCGTGGCGGCGGTGCTGATCGGCGCGGCGCTGGTCGATGGCGCCGGGCCGATGGCGGGCGCGATGGCCTTTATTGGCCATTGCTATCCTATCTGGCTGCGCTTTGCAGGGGGCAAGGGCGTGGCGACGATGATGGGCGTCGTTACGGCGCTGCATTGGCCTGCCGGGATTGTCTATGCCGTGGTTTGGCTAGGGGCGCTGTTCGGGACGAAATGGTCATCGGTCGGCGGCATGGCGGCGGGGATCAGTGCGCCAGTCGCCTTATGGTTCATGGGCCGGATCGACCTGGTGCCCGTGACGCTGGGGCTGGCGTTGATCCTGCTGTGGCGGCACCGGGCGAATATCTCGCGGCTCGCCAAGGGAACAGAACCCAAGATCGGAGCGGCGAAAGGGTGA
- the dprA gene encoding DNA-processing protein DprA, which translates to MSEQERFDRLRLIRSPRIGPVTFRQLMARFGKAGDALQAVPQLAARGGGKAKVADAGAVEQEIARSKALGARYLLMGDKDYPFLLEQMDGAPPALIVRGDATLAARQCVAMVGARNASAAACRFARSLAQELGQQGAVVVSGLARGIDTAAHQGSVVTGTIAVIACGLDVVFPPENGDLQEQVATEGLLVTEHPPGTQPLARHFPARNRIIAGLAAGTVVVEAAPRSGSLITARLAVEAGREVMAVPGSPADPRAQGCNQLIREGATLVQNGNDVIEAIGGIDSRMVRQGSLDFAGEPVSSDVAGREREAVLGLLGHAPVPVDEIIRLSAFSPAIVQTVLLELELAGRLERHAGGRVSLS; encoded by the coding sequence GTGAGTGAGCAGGAGCGGTTCGATCGCCTGCGCCTGATCCGTTCGCCTCGCATCGGTCCGGTCACATTCCGGCAGTTGATGGCGCGTTTCGGCAAGGCGGGCGATGCGTTGCAGGCAGTGCCGCAGCTGGCCGCGCGCGGCGGGGGCAAAGCGAAAGTGGCTGATGCTGGTGCCGTGGAGCAGGAGATTGCGCGCAGCAAGGCTCTGGGCGCCCGCTATCTGCTGATGGGCGATAAAGACTATCCCTTTCTGCTGGAACAGATGGATGGGGCACCTCCAGCGCTGATCGTGCGGGGGGACGCGACGTTGGCGGCGCGGCAATGCGTCGCGATGGTAGGCGCGCGCAATGCATCTGCCGCCGCTTGCCGATTTGCCCGCAGCCTGGCGCAGGAATTGGGTCAGCAAGGCGCGGTCGTGGTGTCCGGGTTGGCGCGGGGGATCGATACGGCTGCGCATCAGGGATCAGTCGTGACCGGAACCATCGCGGTCATCGCCTGCGGTTTGGACGTGGTGTTTCCGCCGGAAAATGGCGATCTGCAGGAACAGGTGGCGACCGAAGGCCTGCTGGTGACGGAGCATCCTCCAGGCACACAGCCGCTCGCCCGGCACTTTCCGGCGCGTAACCGGATCATTGCGGGGCTGGCTGCAGGAACCGTGGTGGTGGAGGCCGCGCCGCGATCCGGATCATTGATTACTGCGCGGTTGGCGGTGGAAGCGGGGCGCGAGGTGATGGCCGTGCCCGGATCGCCCGCCGATCCGCGCGCGCAGGGATGCAACCAGCTCATTCGCGAAGGCGCCACTTTGGTGCAAAATGGCAATGATGTGATCGAGGCGATCGGTGGGATCGACAGCCGGATGGTGCGGCAGGGGTCACTGGATTTTGCTGGCGAACCGGTTTCGTCCGATGTGGCGGGGCGTGAGCGGGAGGCTGTGCTGGGCCTGCTGGGTCATGCGCCGGTGCCCGTGGACGAGATTATTCGCCTGTCCGCCTTCAGCCCCGCTATCGTGCAGACGGTGTTGCTGGAGCTGGAACTTGCAGGCCGTCTCGAACGCCATGCAGGCGGAAGGGTGAGCCTGTCGTGA
- a CDS encoding cisplatin damage response ATP-dependent DNA ligase, with translation MRQFSQLLDGLVYTRSRNGKLDLIASYMRQAPDPDRGWALAALTGNLDIKAVKASTIAEMTRSRVDPVLFEMSRDYVGDLAETVALLWPKSEDQPQEIDDGSLTLSSIIDRLHAVSRAAAPATLAQMMDHLDASGRFALLKLATGGLRVGISARLAKTGFAQAFKLDVDDVEECWHALAPPYAALFAWAEGKADRPDPAGTPFFRPFMLAHPLEAERVDLTDYAAEWKWDGIRIQIVGTGTETRLYSRAGDDITGSFPEIAQAFTAHAVLDGELLVKGEFQGGEAASFNALQQRLGRKAVTAKMMDEYPAFVRLYDILLDADEDLRTLPWEQRRGALETTIPKLDPHRFDISALIEAPDFETLADIRAGARDAAIEGVMLKRRDSPYVAGRKAALWYKWKRDPLTADCVMMYAQRGHGKRSSFYSDYTFGCWTEEGELLPVGKAYSGFTDEELKWLDRFVRGNTINRFGPVREVEKSLVLEVAFDSIHESKRHKSGLAMRFPRIARIRRDKPAQEADTVAGLRRLVS, from the coding sequence ATGAGGCAATTCTCCCAACTCCTGGACGGCCTCGTCTATACCCGATCCCGCAACGGCAAGCTGGACCTCATCGCGTCCTACATGCGTCAGGCCCCCGACCCAGATCGCGGCTGGGCCCTTGCCGCCCTTACCGGCAATCTCGACATAAAGGCTGTCAAAGCCTCCACCATTGCAGAAATGACCCGTTCCCGCGTCGATCCGGTCCTGTTCGAAATGAGCCGCGACTATGTCGGCGACCTCGCCGAAACCGTCGCCCTCCTCTGGCCAAAGTCGGAAGATCAGCCGCAGGAAATAGACGACGGCTCCCTCACCCTATCCAGCATCATAGACCGCCTCCATGCCGTCAGCCGAGCCGCCGCGCCTGCGACCCTGGCGCAAATGATGGATCATCTCGACGCCTCCGGCCGCTTCGCCCTGCTGAAGCTCGCCACCGGCGGCCTGCGCGTCGGCATCTCCGCCCGACTTGCCAAGACCGGCTTCGCGCAAGCCTTCAAGCTCGACGTCGATGATGTGGAGGAATGTTGGCACGCGCTCGCCCCTCCCTATGCGGCACTCTTCGCATGGGCCGAAGGGAAAGCAGACCGGCCCGACCCAGCAGGCACGCCCTTCTTCCGCCCCTTCATGCTCGCCCACCCGCTGGAAGCTGAGCGCGTCGATCTCACCGACTATGCCGCCGAATGGAAATGGGACGGCATCCGCATCCAAATCGTCGGCACCGGCACGGAAACCCGCCTCTACAGCCGCGCCGGAGACGACATCACCGGCAGCTTTCCAGAGATCGCGCAAGCCTTCACCGCGCATGCAGTCCTCGACGGCGAACTGCTCGTCAAAGGCGAGTTTCAGGGCGGGGAAGCGGCGAGCTTCAACGCCCTCCAGCAACGCCTCGGCCGCAAGGCGGTGACGGCGAAGATGATGGACGAATATCCCGCCTTCGTCCGCCTCTACGACATATTGCTCGACGCCGACGAAGATCTTCGCACCCTCCCATGGGAACAGCGTCGCGGCGCCCTCGAAACAACCATCCCCAAACTCGATCCCCACCGCTTCGACATCTCCGCCCTGATCGAAGCCCCCGACTTCGAAACCCTCGCCGACATCCGCGCAGGCGCCCGCGACGCTGCCATCGAAGGCGTGATGCTCAAGCGCCGGGACAGCCCCTATGTCGCCGGGCGCAAGGCCGCGCTCTGGTACAAATGGAAACGCGATCCCCTGACCGCCGACTGCGTCATGATGTATGCCCAGCGCGGCCACGGCAAACGCTCATCCTTCTACTCGGACTACACCTTCGGCTGCTGGACGGAGGAAGGCGAATTGCTGCCCGTCGGCAAAGCCTATTCGGGCTTCACCGATGAGGAACTGAAATGGCTCGACCGCTTCGTGCGAGGGAATACGATCAACCGCTTCGGCCCGGTGCGCGAGGTCGAAAAGTCGCTGGTGCTGGAGGTCGCCTTCGACAGCATCCATGAAAGCAAGCGGCATAAGTCGGGGCTTGCGATGCGCTTTCCCCGCATCGCGCGGATACGCAGGGACAAGCCTGCGCAGGAGGCGGATACGGTGGCGGGGTTGCGGCGGTTGGTGAGTTGA